In the genome of Sebastes fasciatus isolate fSebFas1 chromosome 23, fSebFas1.pri, whole genome shotgun sequence, the window GGGACCTTTCTATTTTTTTCATCCAAGTTGGAGTGAGCTGTGTGGTCTGGTTGTGTGTGTCCCATTAACACAGGTATGTTATGTTCATTAAATATGCATGTTAAATATGTTATGTAGCGTAGCCACGCTGGCTCAGGTTCACTGTTATTAGCGAAACGTGCCCGCTGTGTTCCGTGGCGTTCCTGGAGGTGGCAGCAGAGCATAGTTAGCTGCATGTGGACCTCTTCTGTTGTTGAGGGAAGATAAAAACTAATGGACATTTGGAGTTTGGGGTAAAGAAACACACTAGCTATACTGGTaaacatcacatttaattcattttaaattgatatgactatgtggatgtggaaagatgttgtatgtatttcatgttcatgtttttacaatataattgtaacctgtgttgaaatgtatcactatacgatcacaatgtaaagCAGCACAGAGACTGTCATGCTGTGGTTGGAGCAAGCTGTGCCGACCACCGTAACAATATTCctgtctggttgtgtgtgtcCCATTAACACAGAGGAATAAATACTCAAGTGCTCCATCCACCTTGACTCCCGTGGGTGAACATGCAGAACAGAAACAGAGTagtcacatatatatacatacacattctAAATATATATCCTGTGTTCAGGTCTCTCTGAGTCTTTAGTTTGGTTTGGTGTTGAATAATTGTCTCTGAGCTGCTGtttcgcctctctctctctgctcgccGTCTCTCAGCTCGCCGCTCTGCTGCCAAACCAAACTTGTCATGTCGTGAAGCCGCGGCGGCGGTGGGAATTATTTTAACGGCTCACGTAGAGAAGCCAAGTTCCTCTGGCCTGGTTCTCGGGCCTGGAGCTGTTGATCATCTCTAATTGAATTCTGGATGGAATTTATGATGAGAGACGGCGATTTGTTGACACTTTAGCTCCACTGAGTGGAAAGTTGTAATGTTCTTTCCTGCTGGATGTGCagaagttttaaaaaagaaCTGCTGAGGACGATTTCCTGATGTTGATTAGACGTTAAATGGACAGACTGGAGGAGTGATGaaaacctgcagaaacacagcagaacaagtagaagaagaagaagaagaagaacatgtGACGGAGGGCTGGAGGTTCTTTGGCTCTGTGCGATTTTAAAGACCTTTATTTGACCAGATTCTCCCAAATAGGTCGACTCCAGTCTTCATGTGTGTCCTGAAGTTACAGCACTGATATTATGAGTCACACCGCTGCCTCTCTGCTGGGAATTAAATACAGAAAGTCTCACAGAGTCTcacagtaatccagtgatagtagTCTGAACATCCAATGGTACACTGCTATATTCAGTCTATAATcatcagcaaaaaaaataaggttagcataaaaacattcaCTTTAGCATAAAAATTAACCTTagctaaaaaaataaagtcaattaaattttttttttatacattagcATAAAAGCACAACGTGAACAAGAAAATTAACATTGGTATAAAAAATAaggttatgtaaaaaaatttatgtaggcataaaaacacaacgtaagcataaaaaaattcatgttagcataaaaaacaagtataccatataaaaaaaacactactgcGGCATAAAAAAGTggttagcataaaaaatgttagTTTGAAAAAATTTGTGTTAGCATAAAAACTAAGGTTAGCGTAAAATAATTAATGTTAGCATAAAAACAACGTAAGCACAAAAAAATTTATGTTAATAACATTACTGTAGcataaaaataatttgtatatttatttgtagAGAGAATAACcattttggtgacattttgaGGCTTAAACGAGAATTTAAGCCtcaaaatgtcaccaaaatATCTATTTTTAATAAGTTCTTAAACTCTACAGAAAATGTGATGGTAGATTATTTCCTACTAATCCTCCACTGGAGGGGTGTAATAACTCAAATCATTTACTAAAAGATGCATTCATTGATTTCTTTACCACAAACGAGCAGAGAAACggcaacattttaaataaaagacagaCAGGCTTCAAAGTAGAGCCATGACTATTCTGATCATTGATTTcaggggctgcacggtggtgcagtggttagcactggcgcctcacagcaagGGGGTCGCAGGTTCAggcttctgtgtggagtttgcatgttctccctgtgttagcatgggttttctcaggtttcctcccacagtccaaagacatgcaggttaggttcattgttgactctaaatgtcccgtaggtgtgaatgtgagtgtgaatggctgtctgtctctatgtgtcagccctgcgataagctggcgacctgtccagggtgtaccccgcctttgcccaatgtcagctgggatcggctccagcccccccagcGACCCCTGgagggataagcggttgcagatgatggatggattcGTCACTTCAGtcgtttttttaaagaaaaagctCAAAATATTCTCTGGTTGCAGCATCTCAGATGTGATGATTTTCAGTTTTTCTCTGTTATGTAGCCCTCCTTCACTCAACTCTAATTTTGAAACGGTATCATAGCATATATATTTAGCATACACTACCTTTAGTACCTATGCATGGGAGATGAATTGTTGAGGGTTCACTACAcgtgggggctcgtccgggattctGTTTACTGTTTTTTACAGAGGTACGcagtaaaaaatataaaactccCGTCTGTTAACTATTTGTAAACTTAAACACTTTCGTAGCTTCTCTACTTTTCTTCCACGCCGTCTCTCATCGATCTTCTCCGTTCTTTTTAGTCCCACCCGTCTGAGAATCTGGAAGGTTACCTTAATCATCATCTGATactctctgattggctaatgacATTGATGGACACCTGGCTGCCCAATACACACAAAGGAAACCCATTATGAGGGGTTTAAAGGCTACTCAAAACAGAGGAGATTTCAACACTTaccaaaatatacatttatccGAGTAAATGAAAGTTATTACACTAGAAGTACACTGTATAGTTGTTAAATTATCAGATATCAGAGAACTttatgcaaacaaaaaatagtAGGGTACTACATATAAAACTGTAaacagaatatctttgggttttggactgttggttgagcaaaacaagacatttgaaggcGTCACCTTGGACacgtttttgtattttgtgtcattttattaacttaaagggactctatgtaagaatcagaaattgcttgttaacagcgacacctgtggccggtaagtcaacgaaagtcagcgttctgttgctcgcgctcgcgcttgtgctcgctctacataggcatgaacgagcatcggtcaaaacagtgaggcgacacacgtcagctaaaaccacaatatcactctatatttcacctgcttggcagtaatgttagctgaccagacgaaggtctctccatgaatcaatgctgatgctgtgtttcctgcttcagactcccgtcttctgcagtgtgtagagtgCGAGTGTGAGTGAGAAGGAGCgagctgtgtgagtgaaggcaggcagaggagcagagcagcatcgactccggccctggagaccaaagctcccctgtgtcttctggccacGGTccgggggctggagcaggaggagttgacactgttttgcaagacaggcttcactagatagaactttgatgttttggtgcttccgtgtagtttgtgttggaacagcgcaGCCATATGTGAGGGCGCATGGAACACCGACCCGATTTaaatgtgtaagaagttacaaacaggaCAATATAAACAATTTATGAATTAATCAAGGAAATGATCTACAATATGAActggtaatgaaaataattattaattgcaGCTTTACTTCAAACTGTGTGTTGTGGTGTCCCCCAGGGTTCTGTCCTGGGAACCTTGGGGAACACCACAACAAAGAGCTTCTTTACGTGAAGggttaatatttcatatttctgccTCTTCTCATGAAGTATCTGGTTTATAAATGAATATTACTGACAAGAAAGACACAGAGACCGAGAGGAGGATACTGTCAATGGTTTAATCCGTTCAGTACAGGGTCTTTATCTCAGTGCAAGtggcaaaaacaacaatatgGAGCCGTGTTTGGTTTGTATGTACAGGTATGAAGGATGGCGTTGAGAAGCAGAGCGGGAGGTGGAGGAAACATCAGGAGGATCCAACACAGCAAGAGAGAGACGACAACAATCGGCTTCAATCAGCCGGAAACATCCGATTAAAAACCAGCAGCAGAGAAACCGAAGAACTGGACGTTAACGGAGCGAGAGGTCAGAGAATCAGACCGTCGTTTTCTTCTTCATTTCAATCGACcaccaaaaacaacaaactaaattaatggtatatatatttatatttatatatctaaaGTGCATTATGGTACAAAAATATAGAAGGTCAGCAGCACCTCGatacatttacaaaataaatacaccaTTCAGACGAAATAAATTACCGCAAAACAAATCTGACattttggaataaaaaaaaagaaaaaaaaagcaaggatTCACAAAGATTGAAATCTGTTGCCTCACAGAGCATCAAataagttttttgttttttatcatattCTGCTATCTATtctgctatatttagaatatttacagaCAATAAATATTTTCCAATTTCTTTCCAAACAATCACGGTTACAGAAGCCTGCAAGGTGAGCGTTTAGGAGTTCACTCCGACCCTCCGTAGCTTTCTGAAACACACAAGCAGAGAGAAACTGGTTAGTTCAGTGGTTTATCTTTATCAGCATTCACATCAAtagtagagctgcaaagattcatcaattaaacattttaatcaccAACTTTTTTTGatcatcgattaatcagtttgagtcattttttagtCTAAATTGTCTGATTGcagcttgttaaatgtgaatattttatggTTTCTTTCCTTCTCTGTGACGGTAAACTGAATTTCTTTGAGACATTTGTGGACGTCATCTTTGAGatacactgatcgacatttaatagaccaaacaactagggctgtcaatcgattaaaatgtttaatcatgattagtcgcaaattaatcagacattttaggtaggcaaatatgctgctttatgtaaatgtatgtatatatttattattgtaaatcaattaccaacacaaaacaatgacagatattgtccagaaaccctcacaggtactgcatttagcataaaacaatatgctcaaatcataacatggcaaactgcagcccaacagacaacaacagctgtcagtgtgtcagtgtgctgacttgactatgacttgccccaaactgcatgtgattttcataaagtgggcatgtctataaaggggagactcgtgggtacccatagaacccatttacattcacacatctggatgtcagaggtcaagggacccctttgaaaatggacatttcCTCTCACCTGTGTCAGAGACTGACAGCGTTTTAAAGCAGCGCCCTTTGCAGGCCGAGCAGCGACCTCCACTCCAGGTGGAGTCCGCTCCCCGGTTCGTCCTCCAGCCTCCACCCCAACGAACgcgccctcctcttcctcttctcccctTCCCTCCTCTTCCCGGACctgcccttcttcttcttcttgccgCCGGGTGCTTTCAGCGCGCCGTCCTTGTACGTCTGAGACTTGTTGGTCTCCTGCGGCAGGTTGgtgcccccctcctcctcttccagccTGAAGCTGATGGGGAGGTTCTTGGTTCCTCCGGGCGGTTTGGAGTGCAGCGTGCTGCCGGTGGTGCTCAGGTTGATGCCCAGGCCGACCCCCGGCAGCCCGACGACGACGACGCCGGCGCCGCTGCTGctcccgcctcctcctcccgcGGTGGTCCGGGCCGGGAGGTCGCGGATCTCCGCCGTGTGGACTTCGTCCAAAAGCTCCTGCAGCCACATGCGACGCTTAAAGTCCTGCAGCGTCCGGCCTTTGTCGTGCATCAGCTGGGCGTGAGTCACAGACCGCtttctgcaaaaaaacacacaacatattGGTTTTAATTAGACTTTTCTTTAACTTTTACACATTTCAAATACAGTAGTACAATTACCTCCTACTGAGAAGTACAAGAAGTCCACTTTAATGAACTCAAAGTGAGTAGAAATACTTCCTTACAAGCAACGATCATAACTCGTTCCCATTGCTGAAAGTTGTACCAAACttcaatgacatttttcatgGTTTTGAAACTGTGACTTGAAGAAAGAAGAAGTCTAGTTTGCATAAAAGAggaaatatttgaaatatttgGGTTCATTCGGTTcaccagcagagagcagcagaagCAAACGAACGAGAATGAAACAGAGCAGCAGTTCCAATAATTCCCCGTTGCATCCCGACAGTGGAATGATTCATCCAACCACAGGGCTGTTAAACCGATACCAGAGATGGCCGCCCTTTCCCTTCACTTACTTTTGATTGTTCATTCATACGGCCGCGGCACAAAGCAAAACCATTTCACTCCTTTTTATTCCCCCAAAACTAacttatttctgtatttgtttctTTACATTTCTATTAATTTGTACCGTTAACCACAGCTGAGCTTACACCAAACTTCATTGAGATTTGTGACAGTTTTGCATAGTCACACCTTTCTGATTTACATCGCTGGACCGCCGCCTACAGCCGAAATGTCATGATTTGTTTGCAGGAATGGATGGAATTTCTATCGACCTTTGCTCCTCCTGAAggacattttgaaaatgtgacaaGGCCCCAGCGAGATTTGAACTCGCGACCCCTGGTTTACAAGACCAGTGCTCTAACCCCTGAGCTATGGAGCCCTACACACTCTTTACTGCTATACCCACAACAGTTtgaccccccccaccccccatagATAAATCACTTAACAAAGAAAAGTTTCAGCCTCATTACAAAGAAGAAAAGGTGGAAAATCACTACATTAAATATCCACACGGCGACGCAGTCTgcacagaaaacaaagaaaactaaCTGCACCAAACTTCATTGAAATTTCCTACATTTTTGAGACGTCATGTCTGAATTCATTTATCGTCTTGTCGGGGCATTCGTAAACATTGTGCCAGATCACCAGGAGTCAACATGTgttttaataaatgtataataaacATGTTGTTAAGATGGAATATGTATTCTTCTGGAGGAAATCATCTGCAAGGTTGCAGCAGGATTTGAACGCCCAACCTTGTTACAGGATCAGTGCTCTAAATGTTGACCTGTGGCGCTCTGACACTAAAAGGCCACACGGTGGAGCTGTCTGCACAGAAACCCTGAAGACAACACTCAGCCCTTGGCTGAACTTCACACCAAACTTCATTGAAATTTGTGGCGTTTTTGAGATGTCATGAACGCCGTTTGGACAAACATGTCtgaatatgttttctggttatTTACATGACATTCATTTGTCAAACAGGACTGAAAGCATGTCATCAACCTGCCTGTAGGCAGATGTAAAGAAAATatagagtttgattaaaacaataGTGGACTTAAAGAAAGGTTTACGgcacgaagaagaagaagcagaagaagaagagctgtCGATCAGCTGTGATTGTGACCAGATGGGTCGACCTGTTATCTTTCCAGATGCTGTCAGAGCAGCAGAAGGAATCGGTGCTCTGCTTTGCCGCGGTGTCGCGTTACTCAGAGTCTTAACTCTTCTAcaaacagagaggcagagggcTCGAAGCCTCGAAGCCTGGGAACCGCCGAGCGCCGCCGCCAGCCAAACACTTCAGGTGTCTGAGCACATAAACACGCCAGCTTCAATGGGAGATACCGGCAGCTGATTACAGCTGTCACAGGTTTCCATgatgccctcctcctcctcctcctcctcctctggaggGCGTGAAGCTCCACATAGAAATTATTCACAGGTTTTACAAACCAGCACAAAGAGGGGAGACGTTTTTTATGCAGCTCCCCCAAAGTGAAAGTGTATTTTTCTgctgagtaataataatatcctCAGCTCCCAGAGAGCAGCCCTTGTTTATATGCATACAGATATTTCCTGTAAAACCCGGCTCTTTGAAAGCTGATCTGGTTCAGTTTTTACCTTTAATAAAGacatcagagagagaggaggaaaatggCTGCGGTACATCCTGAGGTGGCAGCGCTCCAACGCTCGCCGTCCTATACCTCATGGTAATTGTTTCTCTCTGTGGGGGACGAATCAAAGGCCGAATGTATTTCCTAAAACCTGCAGCGCTGCCTTTTGGGCTTGCCGTTTGGTTGGTTCAACTCCCGAGGCCTCGAGATATGGACCGGGAGGACGCATGGTTCTCTAACTGGTTCTGATCCTGGACGTCAAACACATCACGTCATGACAGGAAATAATCTTGTTTTAATTTCAGGTGAAATACTGAAACGTTTCACCTCCTTTCACCATctagaaatattcaaaataaatatcgCAGAAGAGAAAAATCACTTTTACGTCTTCTTTGATCAGATAACTCGAGATTTAAATCAAAATTTGGAcaatttttagacttttttattGAGGCAAAGCTCTTGTGCAGCTGCTTGTGTttagaagaaaaacatatttattcctCGAAGTTTCAAAATTGGAGATTACAGAttatctgtcaattattttcctgattaatcgatcaataaaacatcagaaaactgTGGAAAGTCCACCACAATATAGTCAgatatttcttttgtttgaccaacagtccaaaaccaaaaaaatattcactttactcTCTTGTGAGACCaagaaaagaagcaaatccTCACGTTTGAAAACCTGgaaatatttagtatttttgcCTGTGCTTAGCATCTACTAATTAAATAATCGACTAATTTTTGCGTCTTTACAAGTATTAGAaatattttaaacaatattcAGTCCACATTTTGACTGGAGTTTAACCCCAAAACGTATTAATTTGGCCatcgccaaaaaccaagatggaaccAAGATGTCGATGGCCAAAAagcaagatggtgacggccgaaaaccaagatggcgacagccaaaatgccaaacgcaacatacttctgagacagtATACCTGCCCCAAACAATATAACTAACTAccgtaaaactaaatatataaaaactaaaactttctgaaaaactggAACTAGCAAacgcactctgaaaactaactaaaactaaactaaaaagaGATTGAAAAGtcaaaccccccaaaaaacaaactaattgaaacttcaaaactattataatcTCGTTCATGGATAATTTTTCAATCTTTCAGGACAATCTTTctgagtgtttgttgttgtaatactcattaatttaataatcaacagattgttggttgtagttttattagtattagaaaCGTTTTAAACCATATTCAGTCCAGATGTTGACTTCAGGAGCTTTCTGTGCCAGATTAAAGCTAATCTGATCAAACGGCAGCGTTTCTCTGATCgaaggaggtcagaggtcacaagCTCGTGTGATTTCTACCTCGccgtgtgttttcttttccactCAGGTGGCGTTAACCCTCATCGTCCTGACATCCTATTAGAGCGTATCACACGACGGGTGTAGCCGAGTTTCCCCTGACATCAGCAGAACCGACCCCACATGCTGGACGCCGTAACGTCCACGCAAACCTGAACGACACTAAATCACATTAAAAACTGACGCCACCGACGTGCTTTTCAGATGTGATCTGAAATCTAACTTGGTAGCATCTTCCCACTGGTTCATTTAGAGATCTGATCTCTCCAGAAAAAGCACATTTATTCTGTTTGGCATCAAACGAgctcagcaggagcagcaggttTGGTTTGGTCCACGGCCGAGTCCAACATCAGCATTATTCACTCCACCTCTCAGAGAGGCTGGACCCTCAAGATAGTGAGGAGCTGGGGCCGCTGGGAGTTTATCAAGACGCTTTAGGTAAACACACAGGTGGGCGAGGGCTAACCAAACAGCTGCCGGCACGTTTCACAACACTTTTTCCAGCCGCTGCTCGCCCACCATGTCAGGAGGGGGGGggatggtggtggagggggggatGGTGGTGGAAATAAATGCACAGAAAAGTGCAAATATCGGAAAAAGAGAGATTACACTCTCTGGATTGAGTTCTAAAACGTACATTCGGTTGCTGAGGGCATCGATGGGGCGTCCATAGTGAGGCACCGGAGAGCAGAGCAGGAACACAGCGAAGCACCACTGTTGCAGGACTCGCCTGGAGCAGAACATCTTCctgcaaaacaacacaaataaacaacatcaacaacctgTAAATCATCTCTTCATCTATCTGTAAAGTTTCTCCTCTCTGAGCTCCGGTCGTTGAAATGATTAACTTCACACTGTGCAAACGAGTCGCTGCAGAAAACAGCAAATTCCTAATGAAGCCACAACAAAGCTGGAATTAAACACACCAAACAAGAcgggggagaagaagaagaagaagaagaagaaacagaagaagacGACGAGTTAACGGGAAACTTACTTTCCCACAGAAGTGTCTCACCCAcacgggaaaaaaaaaaaaaacagataaaagttTCTCAAACTTTCCAGTCCTCAAATAAAGAACAATCCAGGTGTGAAAAATCCCCACGAGCCAAAACACATCCACAGTTCCTCAGTTTATAAACTCCTGAAGgtgtaaaagaagaagaagtccagCTGCAGCAGTCCTCCAGGTGTGGTCGGGTTAAAGGTGAGCGTTAGTTAGAGTGATGGCGAGGCAGCGTGCGGTGTGGCGagctgaggctgctgctgctgctgctgctgctgctgctgcaggtcggtCTGATGGGAACATTTGCTGCATGCTGCCTGAGTGCCTGAGGAGGTCAGAGGCGAATGGAAGGGGAGGACTTATTAACCAGGAGGAGGGACGCCCTCCATCACAACTCTGCCCACTTTTActgtcagagaagaagaagaaacggcAGGAAGGTGGCACTCGAGCAGCACTCTGTGAGTCAACAGCTGGAGATATGGAGGTCGGGTAGTGCCAAAAATACTGTCGATTAGATGAGTCTGGTGTGTAATATTTCAGTGTCAAGAATATTAATTCACGTTTAGATGATAAGACGACAAGAgcaataaaaaaatgacttttgcagaagaaaaaacaaataaaacaaaggcgacaataaagttaaaaactaaataaaataaagataacaAAATAATCACCGCGACTGGAAGATGTATGAGGGTTGATTAAAGCCAAAACTAATGTACGTTCAGTGATTTCCATTAGATGAGTCTggtttttaatatttcatgtcaacaacaataacaaacaaaatgacGTTTTTAGaagacaacaaaaataaaaataaaatgatgacaAAACAGCTGGCACTGTGGGGCTCAGTTAGTGCCAAAAAGACTGTACGTGTGTCCATTAAATGAGTCTGGGGTTTAATATTTGAAGGTCAAGGCTGAGAATATTAAGTCGCGCTTGGATTATGAGACGACTACGTAAAGAtgtcaacaacaaaaacaaagacattttacaataaaagacaaaagcaaagacgacaaaaagcaaaaaaaaataacaaaaccaaTACAAAGGTAATAAAGTTAAAAACTGCAACTCATTCTTAGACCACAACTGGAAGATGTATGGGGGTTGATTAGTGCCAAAACTACTGTACATTCAAAGTTCGTCAATATTTCAATGTCAagaatattaattcatgtttGGAAGGTGagatgacaacaacaaaaacaaagaaaatgagaattgcgacaaaaagacaaacacacctCTACGAACCCGACAGTTCATAGAGGCGTGTTCGATCCTTTAACCCCTGACTGGAATAGCTGCTCAGTGCTGCCACTTGTGGCCACAAAATACATAAAGCAGACAACCATTTATCTCATTAGTATTTCTGTAAATTTATAGATTTTATGAGGTACTGAGTGATTGAAATGACCATGTTCTGGGAGAAGAAGTGATGCGTATCGGGGTCTTTGTATCGGTACCAGATTCATGCTTCCTATTTAAAGTTAATTAAATTGCAAAATGAAGATTTTAGTGCAActttcatttgtgtttttattgcatGAAGCTGATAAATGCAGCTCAGTCGTGAGAGGTTATATAAGAGCAGTGACAGTGTTGGTGGTCTGAATGTTCCCCCCAGAGTCACATTTAACATGATCAGATTAGGTTAATCTAACGTAATGATCTGTGTGGAAATAACGTGTTAAAGAACAGACGTTAAAGATGATAACAGTTAATTACAATTAGAGAGCAAACTGAGTTCAGATGTTCTGATGTGAATCATGAACGCTTCACGTCATCTGATGTGCAGATGGCAGAAATGAATTTATATTAAATAATCTGTTCTGTATGTTGGAGACACTTTGTACTCTCAGCTGATCATATAAAGATCGTAGTTTGCTTCAGATCAACCAGGTCGACCTCGGAAAGTTACGAAAATGGTACGTAAAATTGCTGtttcctggtgaaagtctggtgtttttagacccaccaatccaccccgacctcctccctacgagGTGTTTCTCTGGAaagttgtgatggacattttcgCTACTTAATTAAGCAACCCGAtttcacaggaaggcgtataaatagcacgacataaCAAGGACGTTATGCGTGTCATGaaaatgcattttaggcttttcacatGTCCTTTGTATGCCACTTAACAAAACTACagtccgtacttaagttacggaacttccggtgttattttaacccaaattgcgatcttttcctaaacctagctaagtagttttttgtcacgtaacttccgtacttaagttacactaCTTCccgagttattttaacccaaaccaccatcttttgaGAAAGCTAACTAAGAAGTTTTTGTCAAGTAACTTTTGCATTTAAGTTAaagcacttctggagttattttaacccaaaccgcaaccTTTTTCTAAAGctaagtatttttattttgaaaagactggagcggaaattgacacgtgtaacgtgaaaagcacaaaaaatatgttctttaaagtcgtgctgagtgtctatatacatgaatcaaatagattacattttgtgactatttcacaaactaccTCAGACTAACTCACAAACTTTTTTATGCGTCCGGGCTGAATTAAGTGAGACAATAACTGTCAGATAATAACAACAATCACTAGTTGCAGCCAATTGGTTGTCCATTAAATGTCAGACAGAAGTTAAAAATATGCCTTGAaacaaggtgacgtcttcaaacaacatatttttagttAAGATCTTCTTTAGTTTATAGTGATTTAAGTGCAAGATTTGAAAAGACTTTGACGACCCTACTGGTCGTATCAAAAAAGACACTGGAACACGAGACAATGTCCACTGTTGCATGAATACTGAGAGCAGCAGACTGCACCAATTTTCATCAGGAAAGTCCCATTTTGTTCCAAAATAATTatcataaaatgtcaaataatgggATAGAAATCTgcacataataagttaataagcTTTAAGTATGAAGCATCTGAGTTCCCTGAGTTAACCTCCACACATGGGAGCCTTCAGTCCGTTGTAAAGAGCTAACAACAGTAAGTCAGACAAACACTGCGGGCAGCAGCGCCATATTCACCCGCCGCTGCT includes:
- the pthlha gene encoding parathyroid hormone-like hormone a; amino-acid sequence: MFCSRRVLQQWCFAVFLLCSPVPHYGRPIDALSNRIKRSVTHAQLMHDKGRTLQDFKRRMWLQELLDEVHTAEIRDLPARTTAGGGGGSSSGAGVVVVGLPGVGLGINLSTTGSTLHSKPPGGTKNLPISFRLEEEEGGTNLPQETNKSQTYKDGALKAPGGKKKKKGRSGKRREGEKRKRRARSLGWRLEDEPGSGLHLEWRSLLGLQRALL